Proteins encoded by one window of Phoenix dactylifera cultivar Barhee BC4 unplaced genomic scaffold, palm_55x_up_171113_PBpolish2nd_filt_p 000350F, whole genome shotgun sequence:
- the LOC103724006 gene encoding uncharacterized protein LOC103724006: MESYQPFSPSSKSSAAMGVLEKPRPEPVKQSFNSFPGEVTTQQPALMVSNPDGFVGCLEIFIHQARDIQNICIYHKQDVYAKLCLTCDPEVTVSTKIINGGGRNPVFNDNLRLNVRTIDTSLKCEVWMLSRVKNYLQDQLLGFSLVPLSDVVLANGKLEQEFSLSSTDLFHSPAGFVQLSLSYIGSSPEVMAIPAPTASVIQDVTLPDSGKDDAIPCEYEKIEFPDLKIVNENQLMVSEYFGIQCTNLDAQSSESLITSENGNCPDDDAGVRVVESFSTDNSVDSAGALKNDTPVSSVSTTESPAALPTSSQSISDPSATSSYLSQKDKSAEVTEGEADSSSDNAFVKPLISINIEPEQTVDQKDIADMYMKSMQQFTESLAKMKLPMDIENSSPTMENVTSGSEKKLPAAKGTGSRVFYGSRAFF, encoded by the coding sequence ATGGAGTCTTACCAACCCTTTTCACCATCCTCCAAATCTTCTGCTGCCATGGGCGTGCTTGAGAAGCCTAGACCTGAGCCTGTCAAGCAGAGCTTCAACAGCTTCCCCGGTGAAGTCACCACCCAGCAGCCTGCGCTGATGGTGTCGAACCCTGATGGATTCGTTGGCTGTCTCGAGATCTTCATTCACCAGGCACGCGACATTCAGAACATCTGCATCTACCACAAGCAGGATGTTTATGCCAAGCTCTGCCTCACTTGCGACCCTGAAGTAACCGTCTCGACCAAAATCATAAATGGTGGAGGGCGGAACCCGGTCTTCAACGATAATCTCCGGCTCAATGTCCGGACCATTGACACGTCTCTCAAGTGTGAGGTCTGGATGCTGAGTAGGGTCAAGAATTATCTCCAGGACCAGCTGCTGGGCTTTTCTTTGGTGCCTCTATCAGATGTTGTCTTAGCCAATGGGAAGTTGGAGCAGGAATTCTCCCTCTCTTCTACTGATCTCTTCCATTCACCAGCTGGTTTCGTTCAATTATCACTTTCCTACATCGGTTCTTCACCGGAGGTTATGGCCATTCCAGCTCCCACAGCCTCTGTTATTCAAGATGTTACTTTGCCAGATTCGGGGAAGGATGATGCAATCCCTTGCGAGTATGAGAAAATTGAGTTCCCTGACTTGAAGATTGTGAACGAAAATCAGCTTATGGTTTCTGAGTATTTTGGTATCCAATGCACCAATTTGGATGCTCAGAGCTCGGAGAGCTTGATTACTTCGGAGAATGGCAACTGCCCAGACGATGATGCAGGGGTACGTGTTGTCGAGAGTTTCTCAACTGACAATAGTGTTGATTCTGCTGGAGCTTTGAAAAATGACACTCCTGTAAGCAGTGTCTCAACAACTGAATCTCCTGCGGCGCTTCCTACCTCCTCGCAGTCCATCTCTGATCCATCGGCAACCTCATCATATCTGAGCCAGAAAGATAAGAGTGCAGAAGTTACAGAAGGTGAGGCTGATTCATCCTCTGACAATGCATTCGTGAAACCTCTTATTAGCATAAACATTGAGCCAGAGCAGACCGTTGATCAGAAGGACATTGCTGATATGTATATGAAAAGCATGCAGCAGTTTACAGAGTCATTGGCCAAAATGAAACTTCCGATGGATATCGAGAATAGCAGCCCCACCATGGAAAATGTTACTTCTGGTTCTGAAAAAAAGTTGCCAGCAGCCAAAGGAACTGGTTCTAGAGTTTTCTATGGAAGCAGGGCTTTCTTCTGA
- the LOC120105721 gene encoding uncharacterized protein LOC120105721, which yields MVCTEVEETTDHVLVQCPRVREIWSSSPILLLQSVESAQVLILLLRSSIWSPRSWEEGILRAYLAYHVWLDMNASIFEGRRLSLRMVVNRVISQSEEVITASALFTVGMARDIWGTSSTVTVPRFALISCVPPPLGYLKVNFDGSMSVDGTTGGVGFVIRDSCGKLVAARGQRTLGLTIVGAELRAA from the coding sequence ATGGTGTGCacggaggtggaggagactaCTGACCATGTTCTTGTGCAGTGCCCGAGGGTGAGAGAGATATGGAGCAGTTCACCGATCCTCTTGCTCCAGTCGGTGGAGTCAGCCCAGGTTCTGATTCTTTTATTGAGATCCTCCATTTGGAGCCCCAGGTCTTGGGAGGAGGGCATCCTCAGAGCATACCTGGCTTACCATGTTTGGTTGGACATGAATGCTAGCATATTTGAGGGTAGGAGGCTTTCACTGAGGATGGTAGTTAATAGAGTTATATCACAGTCCGAGGAGGTTATTACAGCCTCAGCATTGTTCACTGTTGGGATGGCCAGGGACATTTGGGGCACTTCATCTACTGTCACAGTGCCTAGGTTCGCCCTCATTTCTTGTgtgcccccaccccttggttATCTCAAAGTAAATTTCGACGGGAGCATGTCGGTGGATGGTACTACTGGAGGTGTTGGATTTGTAATCAGAGACTCTTGTGGCAAGCTAGTGGCAGCCAGGGGTCAGCGCACGTTAGGACTTACAATTGTAGGGGCAGAGCTTCGAGCAGCATAG